One genomic region from Leptospiraceae bacterium encodes:
- a CDS encoding DUF1566 domain-containing protein, with amino-acid sequence MKRLYIINLIFVFIMLSTALKAAPFTDNGNGTVTDTATGLIWQQGEGGQATWANALSYCNTLSLVGRAWRLPNRNELQSIVDYTKASLTIDTTAFPSAVASNYWSSTTGASYTTSAWNVHFSGGNVSGGDKSFSYYVRCVSGP; translated from the coding sequence ATGAAAAGACTATATATAATAAATCTAATCTTTGTTTTTATAATGTTGAGCACTGCTTTGAAGGCTGCTCCTTTTACGGATAACGGAAACGGAACGGTGACCGATACTGCCACAGGGCTTATCTGGCAGCAGGGAGAAGGAGGGCAAGCGACCTGGGCAAATGCTCTCAGCTATTGCAACACTTTAAGTCTTGTCGGGAGAGCCTGGAGGCTTCCGAATCGAAACGAGTTACAGAGTATAGTAGACTATACTAAAGCAAGTTTAACTATTGATACAACTGCCTTTCCCTCAGCAGTTGCTTCCAATTATTGGAGTTCTACTACCGGCGCGTCCTATACAACGTCTGCGTGGAACGTCCATTTTAGTGGTGGCAATGTCAGCGGCGGCGATAAGAGCTTTAGCTACTATGTTCGTTGTGTTTCGGGGCCGTAG
- the tnpA gene encoding IS200/IS605 family transposase: protein MIIRHKLYHRLDYHLIFITKYREAMLPKEVLVRFHELCVKKAKELDFIIHISNGYKDHVHLLVSLKPAHQLSEIIRQIKGYTSFEIEGLTWQRGYGAFTVDERSFDDVFRYIRSQEEHHA from the coding sequence ATGATCATAAGACACAAGCTCTACCACCGCCTGGACTATCATCTTATCTTCATCACGAAGTATAGAGAAGCTATGCTGCCAAAAGAAGTGTTGGTTCGCTTTCATGAGTTATGCGTAAAGAAAGCAAAAGAACTCGACTTTATTATCCACATCTCTAATGGCTACAAAGACCATGTGCACCTACTCGTAAGCTTAAAACCCGCACATCAGTTATCAGAAATCATCCGGCAGATAAAAGGCTATACTTCATTTGAAATCGAAGGATTGACATGGCAAAGAGGATATGGAGCTTTTACGGTAGATGAAAGATCTTTTGATGATGTATTTCGCTATATCAGATCTCAGGAGGAGCATCATGC
- a CDS encoding DUF1566 domain-containing protein produces the protein MKRLPLFMCLLLSCLAKPKYNNPTDNGVGLLTNFFQNFSTANTVTNTFALRDTVKELNEGTKHTVYVRLAVKPSSTQTVTITSNHPAIEVNDASSATLTFTPEIATIEQSFTLSALIDGNEVTEEATVTLSAPGIETTPLSVKNVDVKGDWVSVETPTSITEDGTGTTRIQLSQKPHETVTVNVSSSYTGLSVDKTSLSFTAQDWNVAQTINLTGSADTNKDSETVLVSASMTGSNITTKSITYQEYTIIISFNITTIKEGSSTTCTVKLDRAPAKDVTVSLSSFYSSKHILSLSSLTFTPSNYSTEQTVTVSVNKDTDGFSEPGSIVASSVNTNTKQLSFYTLDEDFKLGLLKTGQTTSHAAGDDGAHQKTTARSYTDNGDGTVTDNATGLIWQQGEGGAMNWDSAISYCNALSLAGKTWKLPSIQELSSLVDATKSSLTINTGVFPSAVANLYWSSTTFASNTTYAWYVLFSVGDVSSVHRSKSVGFYVRCVSGL, from the coding sequence ATGAAACGACTTCCTCTTTTTATGTGTCTTTTATTATCCTGCCTTGCAAAGCCGAAATACAATAACCCCACGGACAATGGGGTGGGACTTCTTACAAACTTCTTCCAGAATTTCAGCACGGCCAATACGGTTACAAACACCTTTGCTTTGAGAGATACGGTAAAGGAGTTGAACGAAGGCACGAAACACACGGTCTATGTGAGGCTTGCCGTAAAACCGAGTTCCACACAAACGGTAACGATTACAAGTAATCACCCGGCAATTGAGGTCAACGATGCTTCATCCGCCACACTTACCTTTACACCCGAAATCGCAACTATCGAACAGAGCTTTACTCTTTCTGCCCTGATTGATGGAAACGAAGTAACAGAAGAGGCAACAGTAACTCTAAGCGCTCCCGGAATCGAAACGACTCCTCTTTCTGTGAAAAATGTAGATGTAAAAGGGGACTGGGTGAGTGTGGAAACTCCGACCTCTATTACAGAAGATGGAACCGGAACAACCAGGATACAACTAAGCCAGAAACCTCATGAAACCGTTACGGTGAATGTAAGTTCTTCTTATACCGGTTTATCTGTAGATAAAACCAGCCTCAGTTTTACAGCACAAGACTGGAATGTCGCTCAAACGATAAATCTTACGGGTTCGGCAGATACGAACAAGGATTCAGAAACGGTACTGGTTTCCGCTTCTATGACAGGAAGTAACATAACAACAAAAAGTATTACCTATCAGGAATATACCATCATCATCTCTTTCAATATCACTACTATAAAAGAAGGAAGTAGCACTACATGTACAGTCAAACTTGATAGGGCTCCTGCAAAAGATGTGACAGTAAGTTTAAGTTCTTTTTATAGTTCAAAGCACATTCTTTCTTTATCAAGCCTTACATTCACTCCCTCAAACTACAGTACCGAACAAACGGTAACCGTAAGTGTAAACAAGGATACAGACGGCTTCTCCGAACCCGGAAGCATTGTAGCCAGTTCTGTAAATACGAATACAAAACAGTTGAGTTTTTATACTCTGGATGAGGATTTTAAGTTGGGGCTTCTAAAAACCGGGCAGACGACTTCTCATGCAGCGGGAGATGATGGAGCCCATCAAAAAACCACCGCGAGAAGCTATACGGATAATGGAGATGGCACGGTGACTGATAACGCTACAGGGCTTATCTGGCAGCAGGGAGAAGGAGGAGCGATGAATTGGGATTCAGCTATTAGCTATTGCAATGCTTTGAGTCTTGCCGGGAAAACCTGGAAGCTTCCCTCTATTCAAGAGCTTTCTTCCCTCGTGGATGCAACTAAATCGAGTCTTACGATTAACACGGGCGTCTTTCCCTCAGCAGTTGCTAACCTTTATTGGAGTTCTACTACCTTCGCTTCCAATACAACGTATGCGTGGTACGTCCTTTTTAGTGTTGGCGATGTCAGCAGTGTCCACCGCTCTAAGAGCGTTGGCTTCTATGTTCGTTGTGTTTCGGGGCTGTAG